From Pseudonocardia autotrophica, one genomic window encodes:
- a CDS encoding helix-turn-helix transcriptional regulator translates to MARIGVSMSGSVLAALRTEFDRGFSVDLHVHDFHLLSWSRYATVTHHTAERDWLVPPTHALWMPAGVPHSVTVVRGGLGYAVAMTGATRLPEPTGILVTPLVGELIVHLNGDPERTRATAEELLTELLEPVSSTVFTLPAPSDPRLREITRALVADPADGRDLAAWADHTATSVRTLTRTFQTETGMTFAQWRRHARVRAALTLLANGTSVGATARAVGYRKPSAFAEAFRQVTGRSPSEFG, encoded by the coding sequence ATGGCCAGGATCGGGGTGTCGATGTCGGGGAGCGTGCTCGCCGCCCTGCGCACGGAGTTCGATCGTGGCTTCTCCGTCGACCTCCACGTGCACGATTTCCACCTGCTGAGCTGGTCGAGGTACGCGACGGTCACCCACCACACCGCGGAGCGGGACTGGCTGGTGCCGCCCACGCACGCGTTGTGGATGCCGGCCGGTGTCCCGCACTCGGTCACCGTCGTCCGCGGCGGGCTCGGCTACGCCGTGGCCATGACCGGAGCGACGCGGTTGCCCGAGCCGACCGGCATCCTCGTGACGCCACTGGTCGGTGAGCTGATCGTGCACCTGAACGGCGATCCGGAGCGAACCCGGGCCACGGCCGAGGAGTTGCTCACCGAGCTTCTCGAACCCGTCTCGAGCACCGTCTTCACCCTGCCCGCCCCGAGCGACCCGCGGCTGCGCGAGATCACCCGGGCGCTCGTCGCGGACCCGGCGGACGGGCGCGATCTCGCCGCATGGGCCGATCACACGGCCACCAGCGTCCGCACACTGACGAGGACGTTCCAGACCGAGACGGGCATGACCTTCGCGCAGTGGCGCAGGCATGCCCGTGTCCGGGCGGCCCTGACACTGCTCGCGAACGGCACCTCGGTCGGGGCGACCGCCCGTGCGGTGGGCTACCGCAAGCCCAGCGCCTTCGCCGAGGCCTTCCGCCAGGTGACCGGCCGGTCCCCGAGCGAGTTCGGCTGA
- a CDS encoding MarR family winged helix-turn-helix transcriptional regulator, translating to MTAAEPRTGAPAAAAALGRAAHRVERRIEEIVRPPAGPGLDGWRVLDLLADGEGHPMSEIAAYAMVPAPTLTKIVDRLVDRGLVHRRPDDADRRRVLVFGTDRGRELHAALRPRVAEIELEVLGALGADAGTVLAALSRLG from the coding sequence GTGACCGCCGCCGAACCCCGCACCGGCGCACCGGCCGCCGCGGCCGCACTCGGACGCGCCGCCCACCGGGTGGAGCGGCGGATCGAAGAGATCGTCCGGCCGCCCGCCGGACCCGGCCTCGACGGCTGGCGGGTGCTCGACCTGCTCGCCGACGGCGAGGGGCACCCGATGTCGGAGATCGCGGCGTACGCGATGGTCCCGGCGCCGACCCTGACGAAGATCGTCGACCGGCTGGTGGATCGGGGCCTGGTGCACCGGCGGCCGGACGACGCCGACCGGCGACGGGTGCTGGTGTTCGGCACCGACCGGGGTCGCGAGCTGCACGCCGCGCTGCGGCCGCGGGTCGCGGAGATCGAACTCGAGGTGCTGGGCGCACTGGGCGCCGATGCCGGGACCGTACTCGCAGCGCTGTCCCGGCTCGGCTGA
- a CDS encoding pyridoxamine 5'-phosphate oxidase family protein: protein MQMVTTPQGVDALIGSPAKPVLLKSTTTLDEGCRTIFAAAPVAVVGTRSGTVLTGGEPGFARAESDTRLSVLLPEAPTPGSGVSMLFLLPGLGETFRCNGVAGRSSGGRLDVTLTEAFVHCARCVLRSKLWRAVPEPASVTAPESGPLSVPGVAGFLATAPFALTTSRDGDDNADTSPRGDGPGLLRVLDGQTVAFAERRGNKRADTLHNLTSCPEVSLLAVVPGRGDVARLGGTAQISVDPALLATMALRDKAPDAAVVVRVEWAELVRSPAVDALWAGPAAPLPDLNAIAAAHLAGRGGRAAKALARGLAGSMSGVTRRALDASYRSALRDEGYE from the coding sequence ATGCAGATGGTGACCACCCCGCAGGGGGTCGACGCGCTCATCGGCAGCCCGGCGAAGCCGGTGTTGCTCAAATCGACGACAACCCTCGACGAGGGCTGCCGGACGATCTTCGCCGCGGCCCCGGTCGCGGTCGTGGGGACCCGCTCGGGCACGGTCCTCACCGGCGGGGAACCCGGGTTCGCCCGCGCCGAGTCGGACACCCGCCTCTCGGTGCTCCTGCCCGAGGCACCCACGCCGGGCTCCGGGGTGTCGATGCTGTTCCTGCTGCCCGGCCTCGGCGAGACCTTCCGGTGCAACGGGGTCGCGGGGCGGTCGTCCGGCGGACGGCTCGACGTCACCCTGACCGAGGCCTTCGTGCACTGCGCACGCTGCGTCCTGCGTTCGAAGCTGTGGCGAGCCGTGCCGGAGCCGGCCTCCGTGACGGCTCCCGAGTCGGGCCCGCTGTCCGTACCGGGGGTGGCCGGGTTCCTCGCCACCGCACCGTTCGCCCTGACCACCTCGCGGGACGGCGACGACAACGCCGACACGAGCCCGCGCGGTGACGGCCCCGGGCTGCTGCGCGTGCTCGACGGGCAGACCGTCGCGTTCGCCGAACGGCGGGGGAACAAGCGGGCCGACACCCTGCACAACCTGACGAGCTGCCCGGAGGTCTCGCTGCTCGCCGTCGTGCCGGGCCGGGGTGACGTCGCCCGGCTCGGCGGCACCGCACAGATCAGTGTCGACCCGGCCCTGCTCGCAACGATGGCGTTGCGGGACAAGGCACCTGATGCCGCGGTCGTGGTGCGCGTGGAGTGGGCCGAGTTGGTGCGCAGCCCGGCTGTCGACGCGCTGTGGGCGGGTCCGGCGGCCCCGCTCCCCGATCTCAACGCGATCGCCGCCGCCCATCTCGCCGGCCGTGGTGGTCGCGCGGCGAAGGCGCTCGCGCGTGGCCTGGCCGGCTCGATGAGCGGGGTCACCCGCCGCGCCCTGGATGCGAGCTACCGCTCCGCGCTACGGGACGAGGGCTACGAGTGA
- a CDS encoding AAA family ATPase: MRGGHRAGHFIGRISLAADAPAEGYPFDLPVIRWFRERGPLTLQSGVTFLVGENGSGKSTLVEALAVALHLNPEGGSRSFRFASRSSESALGDHLLVTRRPGRERTSYFLRAESYYNVATEVERLDKIGPTPLLPVYGGSGHERSHGESFLALLNNRFGPRGLYLLDEPEAALSVTGVLAVMHRIMDLTARGSQFIIATHSPILLALPGATILEIGDTGTLERSNYDAALPVRMTREFLQRRISSCGT, encoded by the coding sequence ATGAGAGGTGGCCACCGTGCAGGACATTTCATCGGGCGCATCTCTCTCGCCGCTGATGCACCTGCTGAAGGGTATCCGTTCGACCTGCCCGTGATCCGCTGGTTCCGTGAGCGCGGTCCGCTCACCCTGCAGTCGGGCGTCACGTTCCTCGTCGGCGAGAACGGCTCCGGCAAGTCGACTCTGGTCGAGGCCCTGGCCGTCGCACTCCACCTGAATCCGGAGGGCGGATCCCGCTCGTTCCGTTTCGCGTCACGCTCGAGTGAATCTGCGCTGGGTGATCACCTGTTGGTGACTCGGCGCCCCGGACGGGAGCGTACAAGCTACTTCCTGCGAGCGGAATCCTATTACAACGTCGCCACCGAAGTCGAACGACTGGACAAGATCGGCCCCACGCCACTGTTGCCCGTCTATGGCGGATCAGGCCATGAACGCAGCCACGGGGAGTCGTTTCTCGCCTTGCTGAACAACAGATTCGGGCCACGTGGACTCTACCTGCTGGATGAGCCCGAGGCTGCGTTGTCGGTGACCGGCGTGCTCGCCGTCATGCATCGGATCATGGATCTCACCGCGCGCGGGAGTCAGTTCATCATCGCCACTCATTCGCCGATTCTCCTCGCGCTTCCCGGGGCAACGATCCTCGAAATAGGCGATACCGGCACACTGGAGCGGTCGAATTACGATGCTGCGCTTCCCGTGCGGATGACACGAGAATTCCTGCAGCGCCGGATCAGTTCCTGCGGCACCTGA
- a CDS encoding FmdB family zinc ribbon protein has protein sequence MPTYTHRCPVCGEFDQIRPMSAAGRDASCPDCGSSSSRAFGAPALRGVDPGLRRALDASGASADTPQVVSSVPGRSRRATPVTRDPRHARLPRP, from the coding sequence GTGCCCACCTACACCCATCGCTGCCCCGTCTGCGGCGAGTTCGACCAGATCCGCCCGATGTCGGCCGCCGGGCGGGATGCGTCCTGCCCGGACTGCGGCTCGTCGTCGTCGCGGGCGTTCGGGGCGCCCGCACTGCGCGGCGTCGATCCCGGCCTGCGCCGCGCGCTGGACGCATCCGGCGCCAGCGCCGACACCCCGCAGGTCGTCTCGTCGGTGCCGGGCCGGTCCCGGCGGGCCACGCCCGTCACCCGGGACCCGCGGCACGCCCGGCTGCCCCGGCCCTGA
- a CDS encoding substrate-binding domain-containing protein has product MPTAPAVLDVAFVVPRSGPAGILGPACEACGDLAAAELNDEGGVLGREIRLLPVDGGREPSEVAAEVGDLLDSGRVDAVSGWHISAVRQALAPTVAGRVPYVYAPLYEGGETTPGVFLTGETPETQVLPALRWMAAELGVRTWCVVGNDYVWPRGSARAVRRFVRSSPDVRVLDEVFVPLGSEDFGPVVTRVQRSGAQGVLMFLVGSDAVRFNRAFAAAGADRSRVRLSPLMEENMLFATGAEATRELYAAAGYFETLATASSLDFSARYAARFGVHGPVPGALAESCFEAITLLGRLAGRAGSVDPAALLAVAEDTGFDGPRGAVSLRGGHLRQDVYVARADGLSFDVLARLA; this is encoded by the coding sequence GTGCCCACGGCTCCCGCAGTGCTCGACGTCGCCTTCGTCGTGCCCCGCAGCGGCCCGGCTGGGATCCTCGGGCCGGCCTGCGAGGCGTGCGGTGACCTGGCCGCCGCCGAGCTGAACGACGAGGGCGGGGTGCTCGGCCGCGAGATCCGGCTGCTCCCGGTCGACGGGGGCCGGGAACCGTCCGAGGTCGCCGCCGAGGTCGGCGATCTGCTCGACTCCGGGCGGGTGGACGCGGTCAGCGGCTGGCACATCTCCGCGGTCCGGCAGGCGCTCGCCCCGACCGTCGCGGGCCGGGTGCCCTACGTCTACGCCCCCCTCTACGAAGGCGGCGAGACGACGCCCGGGGTGTTCCTGACCGGTGAGACCCCGGAGACCCAGGTGCTGCCCGCGCTGCGCTGGATGGCCGCGGAGCTGGGTGTGCGGACCTGGTGCGTGGTCGGCAACGACTACGTCTGGCCCCGCGGGTCGGCTCGCGCGGTGCGGCGCTTCGTGCGATCGAGCCCGGACGTGCGGGTGCTCGACGAGGTGTTCGTCCCGCTCGGCAGCGAGGACTTCGGCCCGGTGGTCACCCGGGTGCAGCGCTCCGGCGCGCAGGGCGTGCTGATGTTCCTGGTCGGCTCGGACGCGGTCCGGTTCAACCGGGCCTTCGCCGCGGCCGGCGCCGACCGCAGCCGGGTGCGGCTCTCCCCGCTGATGGAGGAGAACATGCTGTTCGCGACGGGTGCCGAGGCCACCCGCGAGCTGTACGCGGCGGCCGGCTACTTCGAGACGCTGGCGACGGCGTCGTCGCTGGACTTCTCGGCGCGCTACGCGGCCCGGTTCGGGGTGCACGGCCCGGTGCCGGGCGCACTCGCCGAGTCCTGTTTCGAGGCGATCACGCTGCTCGGCAGGCTGGCCGGCCGGGCCGGCTCGGTGGATCCCGCCGCGCTGCTCGCGGTCGCCGAGGACACCGGGTTCGACGGCCCGCGGGGTGCGGTCTCGCTGCGCGGCGGGCACCTGCGGCAGGACGTCTACGTCGCCCGCGCCGACGGCCTGTCCTTCGACGTCCTCGCCCGCCTGGCTTGA